From Rudanella lutea DSM 19387, a single genomic window includes:
- a CDS encoding amidohydrolase — translation MRYSLHTLVALSVASLSVLAQTPPTLTKQQQTVLSSLETQTSHYGTLARQIWDWAEVGYQETKSSALLQDELRKQGFTVTPGVAEIPTAFVATYGSGKPVIGILAEYDALPGINQDAVPERKPVEGKRAGHACGHHLFGTGSVAAATAVKQWMQQTGQKGTIRLYGTPAEEGGSGKVYMVRAGLFNDVDAVLHWHPADRNSADPSTSLANITAKFRFRGVSAHASAAPDRGRSALDAVESMNYMVNMMREHIPSDTRVHYVITRGGEAPNVVPDYAEVYYYCRHKNRNTLKQVWARIMKAAEGAALGTETKMEVEIIGGVFDLLPVESLARVMHQNLSKVGGVTYSPEETQFAEKLSESFGAAFGSIRKPGEAATVAPFAGISNDPLSGGSTDVGDVSWAVPTVGMSAATWVPGTAAHSWQAVAAGATGIGTKGMMVAAKTLALTAMELYQNPALLQKARQEWLEARGGTDFNYEALLGNRKPALDYRK, via the coding sequence ATGCGCTACAGTTTACACACACTAGTTGCTTTGTCGGTAGCCAGCCTGTCGGTGCTGGCGCAAACACCCCCCACCCTGACTAAACAACAACAGACCGTTTTATCCAGTTTAGAAACCCAAACGTCGCACTATGGCACCCTGGCCCGGCAAATCTGGGACTGGGCCGAAGTGGGCTATCAGGAGACCAAAAGCTCGGCCCTGTTGCAGGACGAACTCCGAAAGCAAGGCTTCACGGTCACGCCCGGCGTCGCCGAAATTCCGACCGCTTTTGTGGCTACGTATGGCAGCGGAAAACCCGTGATCGGGATTCTTGCCGAGTACGACGCCCTGCCCGGCATCAACCAGGATGCCGTTCCTGAGCGCAAACCCGTCGAGGGCAAGCGGGCCGGCCATGCCTGCGGGCATCACCTGTTTGGCACAGGCTCGGTAGCGGCCGCTACGGCCGTGAAGCAGTGGATGCAGCAAACCGGCCAGAAAGGAACCATCCGGCTCTACGGAACCCCTGCCGAAGAGGGCGGCTCAGGCAAGGTGTACATGGTGCGGGCCGGGTTGTTCAACGATGTCGACGCTGTGTTGCACTGGCACCCTGCCGACCGCAACAGTGCCGACCCTTCTACTTCTCTGGCCAATATCACGGCAAAATTTCGGTTCCGGGGCGTTTCGGCCCACGCATCGGCTGCACCCGACCGGGGTCGCTCGGCACTCGACGCCGTGGAGTCGATGAACTACATGGTCAACATGATGCGCGAACACATTCCGTCGGATACGCGGGTGCATTACGTGATCACGCGCGGGGGTGAGGCTCCGAACGTGGTTCCCGACTATGCCGAGGTTTATTACTATTGTCGGCATAAAAACCGGAATACGTTGAAGCAGGTTTGGGCCCGGATTATGAAAGCCGCCGAAGGAGCCGCTTTAGGCACCGAAACCAAAATGGAGGTCGAAATTATCGGGGGCGTGTTTGACCTGTTACCTGTGGAGTCGCTGGCACGGGTAATGCACCAGAACCTGAGCAAAGTAGGTGGTGTAACGTACTCGCCCGAAGAAACGCAGTTTGCCGAAAAACTAAGTGAGAGCTTCGGGGCGGCCTTTGGCTCGATCCGGAAACCGGGCGAAGCGGCCACCGTAGCCCCGTTTGCGGGCATCAGCAATGACCCGCTGAGTGGCGGTTCTACCGACGTGGGCGACGTTAGCTGGGCTGTACCCACCGTGGGCATGAGCGCGGCAACGTGGGTACCGGGCACAGCGGCCCATAGCTGGCAGGCCGTAGCCGCCGGAGCCACCGGCATTGGCACCAAAGGGATGATGGTAGCAGCCAAAACGCTCGCACTGACGGCCATGGAGCTATACCAAAACCCGGCTCTTTTGCAGAAAGCCCGGCAGGAGTGGCTGGAGGCCCGTGGCGGAACCGACTTCAACTACGAAGCCCTACTTGGCAACCGTAAACCCGCGCTGGATTATCGGAAATGA
- a CDS encoding phosphatase PAP2 family protein, whose amino-acid sequence MKSIYKFLLISVVSATSSALLTSCDKTIEEPLRVGYTPANLDDKASTWKTYVLSTPTAVTVAAPVATTSAAYAAELSALKAKSTELTRAQQEAVVYWGAGAVYRWNEIARELAAKYNLPPASNAAGTYPVPDPANPNADPRFPFANPPYTARALAYLSVAQYDALVATWHYKYLYKRVAPSKVDASIRVALPVSALPSYPSEDAVVAAASAVVLKAMFPGEVAFIDAKVAEHAASRQWAGMNVESDLTAGSSLGTQVAAQVMTRARADGMSAANNQSLTAGMIEAAQSRGQTQIWLSQESPARPPMLPNYGAVSTWNFDRATLVKLRPGAAPLPGTAQFEKELNELKEIQKNQTREQARIANYWADGAGSYTPPGHWHRIAANAAHEARFSEVRMARTLALLGTTLQDAGVCCWETKFYYYTPRPQQFGVKTSVGLPNFPSYTSGHSTFSGAAATVLSYIFPERSQEFMDKATEASVSRIYGLIHFRSDCETGLICGKNIGSYAVNRGKADGSGL is encoded by the coding sequence ATGAAATCGATATACAAATTTCTCCTCATAAGCGTCGTTTCGGCCACCTCATCGGCCTTGCTGACCAGCTGCGACAAAACCATTGAAGAACCCCTGCGGGTAGGCTACACGCCCGCTAACCTCGACGATAAGGCGAGCACCTGGAAAACCTACGTACTGAGCACACCTACGGCTGTGACCGTAGCGGCCCCGGTTGCTACCACCTCGGCCGCGTATGCCGCCGAACTGAGTGCCCTCAAAGCCAAATCGACCGAGCTGACCCGCGCCCAGCAGGAAGCCGTGGTGTACTGGGGAGCGGGTGCCGTGTACCGCTGGAACGAAATTGCCCGTGAACTGGCCGCCAAATATAACCTGCCACCAGCGTCTAACGCGGCTGGTACGTACCCCGTACCCGATCCGGCCAACCCAAACGCTGACCCCCGGTTTCCATTTGCGAACCCGCCTTACACCGCGCGGGCCCTGGCTTACCTGAGCGTGGCCCAGTACGACGCGCTGGTGGCTACCTGGCACTACAAATACCTCTACAAGCGGGTGGCTCCCTCGAAAGTGGACGCCAGTATCCGGGTAGCGCTGCCCGTTTCGGCCTTGCCCAGCTACCCCTCAGAAGATGCAGTAGTGGCTGCGGCCTCGGCCGTAGTACTCAAAGCGATGTTTCCGGGCGAGGTTGCTTTCATCGACGCCAAAGTAGCCGAACACGCAGCCAGCCGCCAATGGGCCGGTATGAACGTAGAAAGCGACCTGACTGCTGGTAGCAGCCTGGGCACGCAGGTAGCCGCGCAGGTGATGACCCGCGCCCGTGCCGACGGCATGAGTGCGGCCAATAACCAAAGCCTCACCGCCGGTATGATTGAAGCGGCTCAGAGCCGGGGCCAAACCCAAATCTGGCTAAGTCAGGAGTCGCCTGCCCGCCCGCCGATGCTCCCCAACTACGGGGCTGTCTCGACCTGGAATTTCGACCGGGCCACGCTCGTTAAATTGCGGCCCGGCGCGGCACCCCTACCCGGCACGGCCCAGTTTGAAAAAGAGCTGAATGAGCTAAAAGAGATTCAGAAGAACCAGACCCGCGAGCAGGCCCGCATTGCCAACTACTGGGCCGACGGTGCCGGTAGCTACACCCCACCGGGGCACTGGCACCGGATTGCGGCCAACGCGGCCCACGAAGCCCGGTTCAGTGAGGTTCGGATGGCCCGGACGCTCGCCCTGTTAGGTACTACCTTGCAGGATGCAGGGGTATGTTGCTGGGAGACTAAGTTCTACTACTACACACCACGCCCGCAGCAGTTTGGCGTAAAAACGTCGGTGGGTTTACCCAACTTCCCCTCATACACGTCGGGGCACTCCACGTTTTCGGGGGCTGCAGCCACGGTACTGAGCTACATTTTCCCCGAACGGTCGCAGGAGTTTATGGACAAAGCAACGGAGGCTTCGGTTTCGCGGATTTACGGCCTTATTCACTTCCGGTCTGATTGCGAAACGGGCCTGATTTGCGGCAAAAATATTGGCAGCTACGCCGTTAACCGGGGCAAAGCCGACGGCTCGGGTCTGTAA
- a CDS encoding DUF2490 domain-containing protein: MKHVLRTAAALLAINASVQAQTWTYFGLFPQYSQTGNVSKRLNYNAFISSTVDPFHKSTETKYFPTSDLQLYLQPSLHYKLTPNTQLGIGYAHVRHHLFGLYVNENRVWAQAVSSLPLGKGRLTHRLRYEERYPLNLKTKQWSYAQLFRYHVGFTLPLYNPKEQKKGPFVSVSNEAFLCLSGARNSPVSSKNAFYGENWISGGIGYNFGNQLGKLELGYNYQDLIRNKAGDHRHLHLAQITWSTNFTLENLGVWLLTPPY, encoded by the coding sequence ATGAAACACGTATTACGCACGGCAGCGGCTTTATTAGCCATCAACGCATCGGTACAGGCTCAAACCTGGACTTATTTCGGACTTTTTCCGCAATACTCGCAAACCGGCAATGTATCTAAACGACTGAATTACAACGCCTTTATCTCGTCCACGGTCGACCCATTTCACAAATCGACCGAGACAAAGTACTTCCCAACCAGCGACTTACAGCTTTACCTACAACCCAGTTTGCATTACAAACTGACGCCCAACACACAACTTGGCATCGGTTATGCACACGTCAGGCATCACCTATTCGGGTTGTATGTAAACGAAAATCGCGTGTGGGCTCAGGCAGTAAGCAGTTTACCGCTTGGCAAGGGGCGCCTGACTCACCGACTCCGTTACGAGGAGCGTTATCCGCTGAATCTGAAAACGAAGCAGTGGTCGTACGCCCAGCTATTTCGGTATCACGTTGGGTTTACGCTACCCTTGTACAATCCGAAAGAGCAGAAAAAAGGGCCATTTGTATCGGTTTCCAACGAAGCCTTTCTGTGTTTGTCAGGCGCCAGAAACAGCCCTGTTAGCTCAAAAAATGCGTTTTACGGCGAAAACTGGATATCCGGTGGCATTGGGTATAACTTTGGTAATCAGCTCGGGAAACTGGAGCTTGGGTACAATTATCAGGATTTGATTCGGAACAAAGCGGGCGATCATCGCCACCTGCATCTGGCACAAATAACCTGGTCAACCAACTTCACTTTGGAGAATCTGGGCGTCTGGTTGCTGACACCGCCTTATTAA
- a CDS encoding sodium:solute symporter gives MNATIALIILIAYFAMLIAVSYYTSRGADTNTFFTANRQSPWYLVAFAMIGTSLSGVTFISVPGAVGALQKGFEGVKAFNYFQVVLGYIVGYYVIGTVLMPLYYRMNLISIYGYLEKRFGFWSYKTGAGFFLLARTVGSAVRLYVAAQVLQLAIFNAFGIPFEVSVAITILLIWLYTFKGGVKTIIVTDTLQTTFLVTAVVLTIILITNELNLSFGEMVSTVQSSPYSKIFFFENINDPRHFVKQFISGAFIAIVMTGLDQDLMQKNLTCKNIGEAQKNMFWFTITLTIVNFLFLSLGALLYLYATEKGISVPAKTDDLYPMLALNHFGPVVGITFLLGITAATYASSDSALTALTTSFCIDFMNVENRPETERARIKHYVHIGFSVLFWIVIVIFNQLNSQDVITAVFDLAGYTYGPLLGLYAFGLFSKRPVRDNLVPFVCILSPILTIIVNNNSVEWFGGYKFGFERLLLNGLFTYIGLWALSRK, from the coding sequence ATGAATGCTACCATCGCACTCATCATTCTGATTGCCTATTTTGCCATGCTGATTGCGGTGTCGTACTACACCTCGCGCGGGGCCGACACCAATACTTTTTTTACGGCCAACCGGCAATCGCCCTGGTATCTGGTAGCGTTTGCCATGATCGGCACCTCGCTGTCGGGGGTTACGTTTATCTCAGTACCGGGTGCCGTAGGAGCCTTACAGAAAGGCTTTGAAGGAGTTAAGGCCTTCAATTACTTCCAGGTGGTACTGGGCTACATTGTTGGGTACTACGTGATTGGCACCGTGCTCATGCCGTTGTACTACCGCATGAACCTCATTTCGATTTACGGCTACCTCGAAAAACGGTTTGGGTTCTGGTCGTACAAAACGGGGGCGGGGTTCTTTCTGCTGGCCCGCACGGTGGGGTCGGCAGTACGGCTTTACGTGGCGGCTCAGGTGCTGCAACTGGCAATTTTCAACGCATTTGGCATTCCGTTCGAAGTGTCGGTAGCCATCACGATTCTGCTCATCTGGTTGTACACGTTCAAGGGCGGAGTTAAGACCATTATTGTGACCGACACCCTTCAGACTACATTTCTGGTGACGGCCGTGGTACTCACCATCATTCTGATCACCAACGAACTTAATCTGAGCTTTGGCGAGATGGTGAGCACGGTACAAAGCAGCCCGTACTCCAAAATTTTCTTTTTCGAGAATATCAACGACCCGCGCCACTTTGTGAAGCAGTTTATCTCGGGTGCGTTTATTGCCATCGTGATGACTGGCCTGGATCAGGACCTGATGCAGAAAAACCTAACCTGCAAAAACATTGGCGAAGCCCAGAAAAACATGTTCTGGTTTACCATTACACTCACCATTGTCAACTTCCTGTTTCTGAGCCTGGGGGCCTTGTTGTACCTCTACGCTACTGAAAAAGGCATTTCGGTACCCGCCAAAACCGACGACCTGTACCCGATGCTCGCCCTCAATCACTTCGGGCCGGTAGTGGGCATTACATTCCTGTTGGGCATCACGGCGGCCACCTACGCCAGCTCCGACTCAGCCCTGACCGCCCTGACCACCTCGTTCTGTATCGACTTCATGAACGTTGAAAACCGGCCCGAGACTGAGCGCGCCCGCATTAAGCACTACGTACACATTGGGTTTTCGGTCCTGTTCTGGATTGTGATCGTCATTTTCAATCAACTCAACAGTCAGGATGTGATCACGGCCGTGTTCGATCTGGCTGGCTACACCTATGGACCATTGCTGGGTCTGTACGCGTTTGGTTTGTTCTCCAAGCGCCCCGTGCGCGACAATCTGGTGCCGTTTGTCTGCATCCTCTCTCCTATCCTGACCATTATCGTCAACAACAACTCGGTAGAGTGGTTTGGAGGCTATAAGTTTGGCTTTGAGCGTTTGCTGCTCAACGGCCTGTTTACGTATATAGGCTTGTGGGCGTTGTCGCGCAAGTAA
- a CDS encoding ATP-dependent Clp protease adaptor ClpS, with the protein MLPFEQNEVEVLEDVVETDVYHLVVFNDDVNTFDFVIDTLIDVCEHTPEQAEQCTLIIHYKGKCSVKDGSWEQLVPMRNEICRRGLSAEVLQ; encoded by the coding sequence ATGTTGCCTTTTGAACAAAATGAGGTTGAGGTTCTCGAAGACGTTGTCGAGACGGATGTATATCATTTGGTTGTTTTCAACGATGATGTAAACACGTTCGATTTTGTCATCGATACCCTCATCGACGTGTGCGAGCACACGCCCGAACAGGCCGAGCAGTGCACGCTCATTATTCACTACAAAGGCAAGTGTTCGGTGAAAGATGGCTCCTGGGAACAACTTGTACCCATGCGCAACGAGATTTGCCGTCGGGGCCTCAGCGCCGAAGTTCTTCAGTAA
- the recR gene encoding recombination mediator RecR, which produces MEFPSKLVEDAVNEVSKLPGIGKKTALRLVLHLLKRDEEQTESLANALMAVRSRTQYCRKCHNLSDGELCGICASNRRDGSIICVVEDTRDVLAIENTAQFKGLYHVLGGIISPVEGVGPSDLQIDSLLQRLQSEDAGEIREIILALSPTMEGDTTAFYLQKKLRPFKLKISTIARGVPIGGDLEYADEVTLGRSILSRIAYE; this is translated from the coding sequence ATGGAATTTCCATCCAAACTGGTCGAAGACGCGGTAAATGAGGTGTCGAAATTGCCGGGTATTGGCAAGAAAACGGCGCTTCGACTGGTACTCCACTTACTCAAACGCGACGAAGAACAAACCGAGTCATTGGCCAATGCGCTGATGGCTGTGCGCTCCCGCACCCAATACTGCCGTAAATGCCACAACCTCTCTGATGGTGAGTTGTGCGGTATTTGTGCCAGCAACCGGCGCGATGGGTCGATCATTTGCGTGGTCGAAGATACCCGCGATGTACTGGCTATTGAGAACACGGCTCAGTTTAAGGGGCTATACCACGTGCTTGGCGGTATTATTTCGCCGGTAGAGGGTGTAGGCCCGAGCGACCTCCAGATTGACTCGCTCCTGCAACGGTTGCAGAGCGAAGACGCGGGCGAGATACGCGAGATTATCCTGGCCCTGAGCCCTACCATGGAGGGTGATACAACGGCGTTTTATCTCCAGAAAAAACTACGGCCGTTTAAGCTCAAAATTTCAACCATTGCCCGGGGCGTACCTATTGGTGGTGACCTGGAGTATGCCGACGAAGTAACCCTCGGCCGGAGTATTCTGAGCCGCATCGCCTACGAGTAA
- a CDS encoding IS5 family transposase (programmed frameshift), giving the protein MRRYEITEQEWTKITPLLPGQAGSAGRKALDNRLFINAVLWIARSGAPWRDLPERFGNWNSNYRRFRRWAQAGVWKQVFDALQEPDLDWVMIDSTTVRAHQQAAGQKKVVSSKQALGRSRGGLTTKIHALVDALGNPIRIELSPGHAGDAPCAATLLADCEAFAVIADKAYDADWLLEGLAHNGCDAIIPSKVNRVEQRVIDENLYADRNKIERYFNRLKQYRRVATRYEKTASSFLAMVHLASSMILLL; this is encoded by the exons ATGAGACGCTATGAGATCACCGAGCAGGAATGGACTAAAATCACCCCTCTTCTACCAGGACAGGCAGGCTCAGCAGGCCGAAAAGCACTCGATAACCGCTTGTTTATCAACGCCGTGCTCTGGATTGCCCGCTCGGGTGCGCCTTGGCGCGACTTGCCTGAACGCTTCGGCAATTGGAACAGCAACTACCGACGATTTCGGCGCTGGGCTCAGGCTGGGGTGTGGAAACAGGTCTTTGATGCCCTGCAAGAGCCCGACCTGGATTGGGTAATGATTGACTCGACAACGGTGCGAGCTCATCAACAGGCTGCTGGGCAAAAAAAAGTAGTCTCCAGCA AACAAGCATTAGGCCGCTCACGGGGCGGCTTGACCACAAAAATTCATGCTCTGGTGGATGCCTTAGGCAATCCTATCCGCATTGAGTTAAGTCCTGGCCATGCGGGTGATGCGCCTTGCGCAGCCACCTTACTGGCTGACTGTGAGGCTTTTGCTGTGATTGCCGATAAGGCTTATGATGCCGATTGGTTGCTGGAAGGGTTGGCCCACAACGGTTGTGACGCGATCATTCCCTCCAAAGTGAATCGGGTGGAGCAGCGGGTAATCGATGAGAATTTGTACGCTGATCGCAACAAGATTGAACGCTATTTTAACCGCTTGAAACAGTATCGCCGGGTAGCAACTCGCTACGAAAAAACAGCCAGCAGCTTCTTGGCGATGGTTCATCTGGCTTCAAGTATGATTTTGTTGCTCTGA
- a CDS encoding superoxide dismutase translates to MNRAEFLKIAFAGSAVLATTRSFGFNNPAQAEGPFKLAPLPFDSGALEPHIDKATMEIHHGKHHKAYVDNLNKEMAKPENAKMAKMSIDDLVKSIDAKTPAPIRNNAGGHWNHTFFWNTIGPKGGGAPKGALAEAINKKFGSFDAFKAEWAKAAAGRFGSGWVWLIKTGNEVEITSTPNQDNPLMALAEKKGTPLMGLDVWEHAYYLKYQNRRPDYVTAAWNVYDWDKIGKNFA, encoded by the coding sequence ATGAATCGCGCTGAATTTTTAAAGATTGCGTTTGCTGGTTCGGCTGTGCTTGCCACAACCCGTTCGTTTGGCTTCAATAACCCGGCCCAGGCCGAAGGGCCATTCAAACTGGCACCCCTGCCGTTCGATTCGGGAGCGCTCGAACCCCATATCGATAAAGCCACCATGGAGATTCACCATGGTAAGCACCACAAAGCGTACGTGGACAACCTCAATAAGGAGATGGCGAAGCCCGAAAACGCGAAAATGGCGAAAATGAGCATCGACGATCTCGTTAAAAGCATCGATGCCAAAACACCGGCCCCCATCCGCAACAACGCTGGTGGTCACTGGAACCACACGTTTTTCTGGAATACCATTGGGCCCAAAGGTGGTGGAGCGCCCAAAGGTGCTTTGGCCGAAGCCATCAACAAGAAGTTCGGTTCGTTTGATGCGTTCAAAGCCGAGTGGGCCAAGGCTGCGGCCGGCCGGTTTGGTTCGGGCTGGGTGTGGCTGATCAAAACGGGTAACGAAGTAGAGATTACCTCGACCCCGAATCAGGACAACCCGCTCATGGCACTGGCCGAGAAAAAAGGAACGCCCCTCATGGGTCTCGACGTATGGGAGCACGCGTACTACCTGAAGTACCAGAACCGCCGACCCGACTATGTGACGGCTGCCTGGAACGTGTACGACTGGGACAAAATCGGTAAGAACTTTGCCTAA
- a CDS encoding PAS domain-containing sensor histidine kinase, whose protein sequence is MNNHSTRADITPHSLWQKAMDKVPNGLLVYEIVKQGGAATRLLIQLANQQAERLFGLSKEEMTGRFAHDLFPDAGNFPLWSDIERAIRTGQPTRREIFSSISRSGIAAWFDVGIEPLDDSRCAVVSFHDITEWKQTQQSLLSDSILFQALSSTVPEMGVVAVDFFRKIALANGQLPGLFISNQAEELVGRRFLDAIETKYGIDWQRYISTAFDGEQHYFTDHWNNLRCEIYVGPVRNPSGQVVMVLAVFKNVSEQYAQQQALQQANVSLHRSNESLERFAYVASHDLQEPLRKIRAFGDMLNVRYAPSLDEGGRDMIARMQSAAIRMDELIRSLLSFSRINTPLLTFYPVNLGDLLRGVQGDLELVIQEKGALVEVSSSMPVVAGDETQLRQLFQNLITNALKFVAPGVAPCVTITARTLPKEELPYQPEPNLGHQLQYAEISVADNGIGIDKDNFQKIFGLFTRLHGRSTYAGTGIGLATTKRVAENHGGTITVSSEVGKGTVFNVYLPVAPDPAPLTH, encoded by the coding sequence ATGAATAACCACTCGACACGAGCCGACATAACCCCTCACTCGCTTTGGCAGAAAGCCATGGACAAAGTTCCAAATGGTCTGCTCGTGTACGAAATTGTAAAACAGGGCGGGGCTGCTACCCGGCTCCTGATCCAACTGGCCAACCAGCAGGCCGAACGCCTGTTTGGCCTCTCCAAAGAAGAAATGACCGGGCGGTTTGCGCACGATCTGTTCCCCGACGCTGGTAATTTCCCCCTGTGGTCCGACATTGAGCGGGCTATTCGTACCGGGCAACCCACGCGCCGTGAGATCTTTTCTTCCATCAGCCGGTCGGGGATAGCCGCCTGGTTCGATGTGGGTATTGAGCCCCTCGACGACAGCCGCTGCGCTGTGGTTTCGTTTCACGACATTACCGAGTGGAAACAAACCCAACAAAGCCTTCTCAGCGACTCGATACTGTTTCAGGCACTCTCCTCTACCGTACCCGAGATGGGCGTCGTCGCGGTTGATTTCTTCCGCAAAATTGCCCTTGCCAATGGTCAGCTACCTGGTTTGTTTATCAGCAATCAGGCCGAAGAGCTGGTCGGTCGGCGATTTCTGGACGCCATCGAAACCAAATACGGCATCGACTGGCAGCGGTACATCAGCACGGCTTTCGACGGGGAGCAACACTACTTTACCGACCACTGGAACAACTTGCGGTGTGAGATATACGTCGGGCCGGTACGCAATCCGAGCGGGCAGGTGGTGATGGTTCTGGCGGTTTTCAAAAATGTATCGGAGCAGTACGCCCAGCAGCAGGCGTTGCAGCAGGCCAACGTGTCATTGCACCGGTCCAACGAGAGCCTCGAACGGTTTGCTTATGTGGCCTCGCACGATTTGCAGGAGCCCCTGCGCAAGATTCGGGCCTTTGGCGATATGCTCAATGTCCGATATGCCCCCTCACTCGATGAAGGTGGCCGCGACATGATCGCCCGGATGCAGTCGGCGGCTATTCGGATGGACGAGCTGATCCGGTCTTTGCTCAGTTTCTCCCGCATCAACACGCCCCTGCTGACGTTCTACCCAGTCAATTTAGGCGATCTTCTGCGAGGAGTACAAGGCGACCTGGAGCTGGTTATTCAGGAAAAAGGGGCTTTAGTAGAGGTAAGTTCGTCTATGCCGGTGGTAGCGGGCGACGAAACCCAACTACGCCAGTTGTTTCAGAACCTGATTACCAACGCACTCAAGTTTGTGGCTCCGGGAGTGGCCCCCTGCGTTACGATCACGGCCCGCACGCTCCCAAAAGAGGAACTCCCGTACCAACCAGAGCCGAACCTCGGTCACCAGTTACAATACGCCGAAATAAGTGTTGCTGACAACGGCATTGGCATTGATAAAGACAATTTTCAGAAAATATTCGGGCTGTTTACCCGCCTGCATGGGCGCTCTACGTACGCAGGTACGGGTATCGGCCTGGCTACGACGAAACGCGTAGCCGAAAATCACGGCGGCACCATCACCGTGTCGAGTGAAGTAGGCAAGGGAACCGTTTTCAACGTCTACCTGCCTGTTGCACCCGACCCGGCCCCGCTTACTCATTAG
- a CDS encoding isopenicillin N synthase family dioxygenase, translated as MDNQQLYDEIPSLDLADFTSGDPARKAAFVQALGNAFNNIGFVAVKNHGLTDELTKNLYDSVQEFFKADDAVKKKYEHPELNGQRGYVGKGRERAKGATVADLKEFYHIGQPEPVGDMPANVLPEEYPNFGKYTIETYRTLENTGRQLLRAIAIYLELPENYFDDKVSNGDSILRALHYFPLDPVTTPDGAVRAAAHGDINLITLLMGASADGLEVLRRDGKWIAITALPDQIIVNVGDMLDRLTNHKLKSTIHQVVNPPREKMATSRYSIPFFMHPRGDMDLTCLESCIDAEHPKLYTDMTAGEFLNERLIELGLKK; from the coding sequence ATGGATAATCAACAACTATACGACGAGATCCCCTCGCTTGATCTGGCGGATTTCACCTCTGGAGACCCCGCCCGGAAAGCGGCTTTTGTGCAGGCACTCGGCAACGCATTCAATAATATCGGGTTCGTAGCGGTTAAAAATCACGGACTTACCGACGAATTAACGAAAAATCTCTACGATTCGGTACAGGAGTTTTTCAAGGCCGATGATGCGGTCAAGAAGAAATACGAACATCCCGAACTCAACGGACAGCGCGGGTATGTAGGTAAAGGACGCGAGCGTGCCAAAGGCGCTACCGTCGCCGATCTGAAAGAGTTTTACCACATTGGTCAGCCCGAACCCGTGGGCGATATGCCCGCCAACGTATTGCCCGAAGAATACCCGAACTTCGGCAAATACACCATCGAAACCTACCGTACGTTGGAGAATACCGGGCGGCAGCTGCTGCGGGCCATTGCGATCTATCTCGAATTGCCCGAGAACTACTTCGACGATAAAGTATCGAACGGCGACAGCATCCTGCGGGCGTTGCATTACTTTCCTCTCGACCCCGTCACTACACCCGACGGTGCCGTTCGGGCGGCTGCACATGGCGATATTAACCTGATTACGCTGCTGATGGGAGCCTCGGCCGATGGCCTAGAGGTACTGCGTCGGGATGGAAAATGGATTGCCATTACGGCCCTGCCCGACCAGATTATTGTCAACGTGGGCGATATGCTCGACCGGCTTACCAACCACAAACTGAAGTCGACGATTCACCAGGTTGTGAATCCACCCCGCGAAAAAATGGCGACTTCTCGTTACTCGATTCCGTTTTTCATGCACCCCCGTGGCGATATGGACCTGACCTGTCTGGAGTCGTGCATTGATGCCGAACACCCGAAACTGTACACCGACATGACAGCCGGTGAGTTCCTGAACGAGCGCCTGATTGAGTTAGGGCTCAAGAAGTAA